From the Oleiphilus messinensis genome, one window contains:
- a CDS encoding chemotaxis protein CheW, whose protein sequence is MSKDSSPDRSIDEPKNRRQFLTFCLNNEYFGMELHQTREILEYSDVTDVPLMPGFMSGVINLRGEVVPVIDLAIRLGRDPIKLHKRTCIVIIELHSYEQKHVLGLLVDSVSEVVELDTSDVEEAPAFGANIRAEFILGIAKKEEQFVILLDAEKTLSPIELASLVEAEFQATED, encoded by the coding sequence GTGTCAAAAGACTCTAGCCCTGACAGATCTATCGACGAACCTAAAAACAGAAGACAGTTCCTTACCTTTTGTTTGAATAATGAATATTTTGGTATGGAACTACATCAGACCAGAGAGATACTCGAGTACTCAGATGTCACAGATGTACCTTTGATGCCAGGTTTCATGAGCGGAGTAATAAACCTTCGCGGAGAAGTGGTACCAGTCATTGATCTTGCAATCAGACTCGGTAGAGATCCAATTAAACTGCACAAGCGAACATGTATTGTCATCATTGAACTCCACAGTTACGAACAAAAACATGTGCTCGGCTTACTTGTCGATTCGGTAAGTGAAGTTGTTGAACTTGATACCTCTGATGTTGAGGAAGCACCTGCTTTTGGTGCAAACATACGGGCTGAATTTATCCTGGGCATTGCCAAAAAAGAGGAGCAATTTGTGATCTTATTAGATGCTGAAAAAACATTGTCTCCTATCGAGTTGGCCAGTCTTGTAGAAGCAGAGTTTCAAGCGACAGAAGATTAA
- a CDS encoding methyl-accepting chemotaxis protein, whose amino-acid sequence MLTKIGLKIRIIFLGLLITSALTFLGVTSISELGEYHNSTKRNFDAVTSNVAILKEVNHAHLVFKTQVQEWKNVLLRGNDQKQYDKYYKRFLNSSDKVQGALSKAIEHSQSIGLDTSKLETVKKNHADLRTAYTKAIKEFDEKDKLAGQKVDKLVKGVDRPTSQTMKEVTEETETAFYELIESTGVSMESDYSDIKQASIIVMVIASVFVILVMIWIFWDLLKTLGGEPSYAARVVDSVANGNLDIRIDLHPKDKRSLLFRIDNMKEQLTQVIQEVRSSADSLASASEEVSSTSQSLAKGASVQSASVEQTSASVEEMSASIAQNNENASITDGMAQKAANEAKTGGKAVSETVEAMQKIADRISIVDDIAYQTNLLALNAAIEAGRAGDHGKGFAVVASEVRKLAERSQVAAQEISELAKESVKLAESAGNSLEEIVPSINKTADLVQEIAAASSEQTSGVQQINSAISQVSQTMQQNAAASEELSSTSEEMSAQAMRLQESVSYFSLNKSPKSSQAPFTTSTQNQTEQSNDLNSHRPGNPQDEDDQNFVSYS is encoded by the coding sequence ATGTTAACAAAAATAGGACTCAAGATAAGAATAATTTTCTTAGGATTGTTAATCACCTCAGCGCTTACTTTTCTGGGCGTGACATCGATTTCTGAACTAGGTGAATATCATAACTCGACTAAGCGAAATTTTGATGCTGTGACATCCAACGTCGCTATACTGAAGGAGGTCAATCACGCTCACCTTGTTTTTAAAACACAAGTACAAGAATGGAAGAATGTGCTACTTCGTGGCAATGACCAAAAGCAATATGACAAATACTATAAGCGTTTCCTGAACTCTTCAGACAAAGTTCAAGGCGCTTTATCAAAAGCGATTGAGCACTCTCAAAGCATTGGCCTAGATACATCAAAGTTAGAAACAGTTAAAAAGAATCATGCCGATCTGCGCACAGCCTATACCAAAGCCATCAAGGAATTTGATGAGAAGGATAAATTAGCTGGGCAAAAAGTTGATAAACTGGTCAAAGGTGTAGACCGACCTACGAGTCAAACCATGAAAGAGGTAACAGAGGAAACGGAAACTGCTTTCTACGAGTTAATCGAAAGCACCGGCGTATCAATGGAATCTGATTATTCCGATATAAAGCAGGCCTCTATAATAGTGATGGTGATTGCGTCAGTTTTTGTAATTTTGGTTATGATCTGGATCTTTTGGGATCTTCTAAAGACTCTAGGCGGTGAACCAAGTTATGCAGCTCGAGTAGTCGACAGCGTAGCCAACGGCAATCTTGATATCAGGATAGATCTACACCCTAAAGATAAGCGTTCCTTGCTTTTCAGAATCGACAACATGAAAGAGCAACTAACTCAGGTGATTCAGGAAGTTCGTTCTTCAGCCGATTCACTTGCATCTGCGTCAGAAGAAGTCAGCTCTACATCTCAATCTTTAGCTAAGGGCGCTTCAGTTCAGTCAGCGAGTGTTGAGCAAACATCTGCTTCTGTTGAAGAGATGTCAGCATCCATTGCTCAAAACAATGAGAACGCTAGTATTACCGACGGCATGGCGCAAAAAGCAGCTAACGAAGCAAAAACCGGTGGCAAAGCAGTTTCTGAAACTGTTGAAGCTATGCAGAAAATTGCAGACCGCATCAGCATTGTTGATGATATTGCCTATCAAACGAACTTATTAGCTCTCAATGCAGCGATAGAGGCTGGACGAGCAGGAGATCACGGAAAAGGATTCGCTGTAGTAGCCTCTGAAGTTCGTAAGCTTGCCGAGCGTAGCCAGGTTGCAGCCCAAGAAATAAGTGAATTGGCGAAAGAGAGCGTTAAGCTTGCTGAGTCAGCAGGAAATTCACTCGAAGAGATAGTCCCGTCCATAAACAAAACCGCCGACCTTGTTCAAGAAATTGCCGCAGCATCTTCAGAGCAAACCTCAGGTGTTCAACAAATAAATTCTGCGATCAGTCAAGTTAGTCAAACGATGCAACAAAATGCGGCGGCTTCAGAAGAATTAAGTTCTACATCCGAAGAAATGAGCGCACAAGCTATGCGCTTACAAGAATCCGTTAGTTATTTCTCTCTAAATAAATCTCCCAAGTCTTCTCAAGCTCCTTTTACTACTTCGACACAGAATCAAACAGAACAATCAAACGATTTAAATAGTCATCGACCTGGAAACCCTCAAGATGAGGATGACCAGAACTTTGTAAGTTACAGCTAA
- a CDS encoding CheR family methyltransferase: protein MRLHEASNQLNIPSIEEFCLFQQFILKELGISLQPQKRAMLGHRLSKRLCHLKLDSFRDYYSLITDRCNSDEKQIALDLITTNETYFFREPKHFDFLSEMILHTYPKTRPFRVWSAACSTGEEPYSIAMLLEDKCPATWSLLATDVNCTVLKSARRAIYLDSRMSELSPQYRRRFCLKGQNAFSNHLRISPDLRTKVQFRHLNLLDDFKGIGKFELIFLRNVLIYFDESLKRKIILKIMTHLVPGGYLFVGHSESFHGIHPKLKTIQPAIMQFEPDIAS from the coding sequence ATGCGTTTGCATGAGGCTAGCAACCAGTTAAATATACCAAGTATAGAAGAGTTTTGCTTATTCCAGCAATTTATTCTCAAGGAGCTTGGTATATCTCTGCAACCTCAAAAAAGAGCAATGCTTGGCCATAGGCTTTCCAAGAGATTATGTCATTTGAAGCTGGATTCGTTTAGGGACTATTATTCATTGATAACCGATCGCTGTAACTCAGATGAAAAGCAAATTGCACTCGACCTCATTACGACCAATGAGACCTACTTCTTTCGAGAACCGAAGCACTTTGATTTCCTTTCAGAAATGATACTACATACTTACCCTAAGACTCGTCCTTTCAGGGTGTGGAGCGCTGCCTGCTCAACTGGTGAAGAGCCCTATAGCATAGCAATGTTACTGGAAGATAAGTGCCCCGCCACGTGGTCATTGTTAGCTACAGACGTAAATTGCACCGTTCTAAAAAGCGCAAGAAGGGCTATATACCTGGATTCTCGCATGTCAGAATTGTCGCCACAATATAGAAGAAGATTCTGCCTAAAAGGGCAGAATGCGTTCTCGAACCATCTTCGAATCTCTCCCGATTTACGGACAAAGGTACAGTTCAGACACCTAAATTTACTAGATGATTTCAAAGGTATAGGAAAATTTGAGCTAATTTTTTTGCGAAACGTACTAATCTATTTTGATGAATCACTTAAACGCAAAATTATTCTAAAGATAATGACTCATCTGGTTCCAGGGGGATATTTGTTCGTAGGGCACTCTGAAAGTTTTCACGGTATTCATCCTAAGCTAAAAACAATACAGCCCGCTATCATGCAATTTGAGCCAGATATTGCTTCATGA
- a CDS encoding IS1182 family transposase, whose amino-acid sequence MAVQFKQLDRKTPYLLPPSVQDYLPEDHLACFVVEIVEQLDLSAFTDVYSGRGKKPYHPAMLVALLFYGYATGVFSSRKLEKAAYDSIAVRYICANSYPDHDTIATFRKRFLKEIEGLFVDILLIAETMGLLKLGTVSLDGTKIKANASKHKALSWEYANKLEEQLKAEVVELMQKAEEADNATLPEEMNVPEELARREQRLNTIAQAKKKIQARAKERFEREQAAYEEKVERRKCYEEETGKKPRGRQPVAPSEGPLPKDQVNLTDEESRIMPTQGGFEQAYNAQAGVDIETYLIVEQHLSQSPNDKLEVSSTLENLDQLPESLGAVRQLLADTGYFSEANTEKCESAGVEPLIPEKRHHHNLPLKERLAEDQEAPENPTAVAAMKHRLQTKAGREAYGQRKSTVETVFGIIKHVLGFRQFLLRGFDSVQSEWSLVCLAWNLKRIHALKVA is encoded by the coding sequence ATGGCTGTTCAGTTTAAACAATTAGACAGAAAAACTCCTTATTTACTACCCCCAAGCGTACAAGACTATTTGCCCGAAGATCACTTGGCCTGTTTTGTCGTTGAAATTGTCGAACAACTGGATTTAAGCGCATTCACTGATGTTTATTCTGGCAGAGGAAAAAAGCCTTATCATCCAGCCATGCTGGTCGCACTATTATTCTATGGCTATGCCACCGGCGTTTTCTCAAGCCGGAAGTTGGAGAAAGCAGCATACGATTCCATTGCTGTGCGCTACATCTGCGCAAATTCTTATCCCGATCACGACACGATTGCCACCTTTCGCAAGCGGTTTCTAAAAGAAATCGAGGGATTGTTTGTCGATATTCTACTAATCGCTGAAACGATGGGGTTACTGAAGCTGGGCACTGTAAGCCTTGACGGTACTAAAATCAAAGCCAACGCCAGCAAGCACAAGGCACTGAGCTGGGAATATGCCAACAAGCTGGAAGAGCAGCTTAAGGCGGAAGTTGTAGAACTGATGCAAAAGGCTGAAGAGGCCGACAACGCTACGCTACCTGAAGAGATGAACGTGCCTGAAGAGTTGGCGCGCCGCGAGCAGCGATTGAACACCATTGCGCAAGCCAAGAAGAAAATTCAGGCCCGCGCCAAAGAGCGCTTTGAACGTGAACAAGCCGCATATGAAGAAAAGGTGGAACGGCGCAAATGCTATGAGGAAGAGACGGGAAAAAAGCCTAGAGGGCGTCAACCTGTCGCCCCTTCTGAAGGGCCGCTGCCCAAGGATCAAGTTAATCTAACAGATGAAGAGTCGCGCATTATGCCGACACAGGGCGGCTTTGAGCAGGCTTACAACGCTCAGGCAGGTGTTGATATTGAAACGTATCTCATTGTGGAGCAGCATCTGAGTCAGTCCCCAAATGACAAACTGGAAGTCTCTTCCACGCTGGAGAATCTTGATCAGTTACCGGAGAGCCTGGGGGCGGTTCGTCAACTGCTTGCCGATACGGGTTACTTTAGCGAAGCCAATACCGAGAAATGTGAATCGGCAGGTGTTGAGCCCTTAATACCCGAAAAACGCCATCACCACAATTTGCCGCTTAAGGAACGCTTAGCCGAAGATCAGGAAGCGCCAGAGAATCCGACAGCAGTTGCGGCGATGAAACACCGCTTGCAAACCAAGGCAGGTCGAGAGGCATACGGCCAAAGGAAGTCCACCGTAGAAACGGTCTTTGGAATAATTAAGCATGTTCTTGGTTTTCGTCAATTTTTACTGAGGGGTTTTGATTCAGTGCAGAGTGAATGGAGTTTAGTGTGTCTCGCTTGGAATCTGAAGCGAATTCATGCGTTAAAGGTGGCTTAA
- a CDS encoding protein-glutamate methylesterase/protein-glutamine glutaminase, translating into MSIEVLVVDDSAVVRQVISKILNKAKDINVYDVASDPVFALGKMEKKWPDIIVLDIEMPRMDGITFLRKIMIDRPTPVVICSSLAVKGTELSLNALAAGAVDIITKPELGIKGFLEDAEKQIQHTVRNAAKANVSTRDAKLIRSVKTKPPEENILPDLTGMSKTTDRVIAIGTSTGGVQALEVVLTALPRTCPGIVIVQHMPEKFTEAFANRLNSICAIEVIEARSGDRIIPGRALIAPGGKHIEVERSGAQYITRVFSGPAVNRHCPSVDVLFRSVAKHVKQNATGIIMTGMGDDGAQGLLAMQSAGAQTIAQDEASCVVFGMPKEAIKLGAVNFEISLDQIADKI; encoded by the coding sequence ATGAGTATTGAAGTTTTAGTTGTTGATGACTCTGCTGTTGTTCGGCAAGTAATAAGTAAAATCTTGAACAAAGCTAAGGATATAAACGTTTATGATGTCGCTTCCGATCCTGTCTTTGCCTTAGGGAAAATGGAGAAAAAATGGCCAGATATCATTGTTCTAGATATCGAAATGCCACGTATGGATGGCATCACTTTTCTCAGAAAAATAATGATCGATAGGCCGACGCCAGTGGTAATTTGCTCTTCATTGGCAGTGAAAGGTACCGAGCTAAGCTTGAATGCGCTAGCAGCCGGAGCTGTCGATATCATTACCAAGCCAGAACTAGGTATAAAGGGCTTTTTGGAAGATGCGGAAAAACAAATTCAGCATACTGTGCGCAACGCCGCAAAAGCTAATGTAAGTACGCGTGATGCAAAGCTGATTCGCTCAGTTAAGACTAAACCACCTGAAGAAAATATACTCCCTGATCTAACAGGCATGTCGAAGACGACTGATAGAGTTATTGCGATTGGAACATCAACAGGAGGAGTCCAAGCTCTGGAAGTAGTGTTAACAGCCCTCCCGAGAACATGCCCCGGCATCGTGATTGTTCAGCATATGCCAGAGAAGTTTACTGAGGCTTTTGCTAATCGACTTAACAGTATATGTGCAATTGAAGTAATAGAAGCCCGTTCTGGAGATAGAATAATTCCAGGCCGAGCTCTAATTGCACCGGGAGGTAAACACATAGAAGTAGAACGTTCTGGAGCACAATATATTACCAGAGTCTTTTCGGGTCCGGCCGTAAACCGGCACTGCCCTTCAGTTGATGTATTGTTTCGGTCCGTAGCCAAACATGTAAAACAAAATGCGACGGGCATCATAATGACGGGAATGGGAGATGATGGCGCTCAAGGTTTGCTAGCCATGCAGAGCGCCGGGGCACAAACAATAGCTCAAGATGAAGCATCTTGTGTTGTATTTGGAATGCCAAAAGAGGCTATCAAGCTTGGGGCGGTAAACTTTGAAATCAGTCTCGACCAAATTGCAGATAAAATATAA
- a CDS encoding putative metalloprotease CJM1_0395 family protein: MQISQFSQFTKVPSSEAKSQQLAEKEQAVNAHIRAHKSIGGSITGPSNIQKTMSPDGQLYTSSGDVEIRTNIVDNDPETKLLRAKLIQRVALAPSDPSPQDYQVAQIGQQIESSTLTEKYRSIAATEESERADNDYNTSSFDLEYRPGGLINVTV, translated from the coding sequence TTGCAAATCTCTCAGTTTAGTCAGTTCACAAAAGTCCCGTCTTCCGAAGCTAAGTCACAACAGCTAGCTGAAAAGGAACAAGCAGTCAATGCGCACATTCGCGCCCACAAAAGTATAGGTGGAAGCATAACTGGTCCATCGAACATCCAGAAAACGATGTCTCCCGATGGACAGCTTTACACATCAAGCGGTGATGTTGAGATAAGAACAAATATTGTAGACAACGACCCCGAGACTAAACTACTCAGAGCCAAGCTAATACAACGAGTTGCTTTAGCGCCTTCAGACCCAAGCCCTCAAGACTACCAAGTAGCCCAGATAGGGCAGCAAATAGAATCGAGTACATTGACAGAGAAATATCGGTCTATCGCCGCCACGGAGGAAAGTGAGAGAGCCGATAATGACTACAATACTTCTTCTTTTGACCTAGAATATCGCCCCGGTGGTTTAATTAATGTAACGGTTTGA
- the merR gene encoding Hg(II)-responsive transcriptional regulator yields the protein MFSQLKRATEMSQTISKLAKKFNISVETVRFYERKGLITQPEKPTDGYRHYPEETAHRIRFIQRSKDLGFTLDEIAHLLSLADSPCSQVQALAEDKLAMVQSKMKGLKRLEKALEALLSQCNENDDDTHCPIIDSLQP from the coding sequence GTGTTTAGCCAGCTAAAGCGAGCAACCGAAATGAGCCAAACAATTAGCAAACTGGCAAAGAAGTTCAATATAAGTGTAGAAACCGTGCGCTTCTATGAGCGTAAGGGGCTTATTACGCAACCTGAAAAGCCAACGGATGGGTATCGTCACTATCCAGAAGAAACTGCTCATCGAATCCGGTTTATCCAACGCTCTAAAGATCTAGGATTTACCTTAGATGAAATTGCTCACTTACTAAGCTTAGCGGACTCACCTTGCAGCCAAGTGCAAGCACTTGCTGAAGATAAATTAGCTATGGTGCAGTCTAAAATGAAAGGCCTTAAACGTTTGGAAAAGGCACTCGAGGCTTTGCTTTCGCAGTGTAATGAAAATGATGATGACACTCATTGCCCCATCATCGACTCTCTCCAACCTTAA
- a CDS encoding mercuric transporter MerT family protein yields the protein MFNNHTNWSIIGGVAAAIGASLCCAGPLILLSIGVSGAWIANLTVLEPYRPYFIVAVVALLSWAGWQVFKPISQCKPGTACALPATRKKRQLIFILALIVAVGFVSSPYWIPLFA from the coding sequence ATGTTCAACAATCACACTAACTGGTCGATTATAGGAGGTGTTGCGGCTGCAATTGGTGCCAGTTTATGTTGCGCGGGGCCACTCATTTTACTGTCTATTGGTGTAAGCGGAGCCTGGATTGCTAATCTAACTGTCTTGGAACCTTACAGGCCTTATTTTATTGTTGCTGTAGTCGCATTGTTAAGTTGGGCAGGCTGGCAAGTGTTTAAGCCTATCTCGCAGTGCAAACCTGGTACCGCATGTGCTTTACCTGCAACCCGTAAAAAACGACAGCTTATATTTATACTTGCCCTCATTGTAGCAGTAGGGTTCGTCAGCAGCCCTTATTGGATTCCGTTGTTTGCCTAA
- the merP gene encoding mercury resistance system periplasmic binding protein MerP: MKNLIVVSLAFLFSSFVLAEEQKTTLHIPSMNCSMCPITVKKALENVKGVSKAEVSYDTKQAVVMFDNKQTKIETLINATTNAGYPSQLKGEVSDE; the protein is encoded by the coding sequence ATGAAAAATCTAATTGTTGTATCACTCGCGTTCTTGTTTAGTAGTTTTGTGCTAGCAGAAGAACAAAAGACAACTCTGCATATACCTTCGATGAACTGTAGTATGTGCCCCATTACGGTCAAAAAGGCACTAGAGAATGTCAAGGGTGTATCCAAGGCTGAAGTAAGCTATGACACAAAACAAGCCGTCGTTATGTTTGATAACAAGCAAACCAAGATCGAGACACTAATCAATGCAACGACGAATGCAGGTTACCCATCACAATTAAAGGGGGAGGTTTCTGATGAGTAA
- a CDS encoding GDCCVxC domain-containing (seleno)protein, producing MSNSVVLESELTCPECGHKKLETMPTDACQWFYECEQCHTLLKPKAGDCCVYCSYGTLPCPPIQQDQSCCS from the coding sequence ATGAGTAATTCCGTCGTCCTAGAATCAGAACTGACCTGTCCCGAATGCGGGCACAAAAAACTCGAAACCATGCCGACTGATGCTTGTCAGTGGTTTTATGAATGCGAACAATGCCACACACTATTAAAGCCGAAAGCTGGAGACTGTTGCGTCTATTGCTCATACGGTACTTTGCCTTGCCCGCCAATACAACAAGATCAAAGCTGTTGTTCATAA